A region of Arabidopsis thaliana chromosome 5, partial sequence DNA encodes the following proteins:
- the KNAT4 gene encoding homeobox protein knotted-1-like 4 (KNOTTED1-like homeobox gene 4 (KNAT4); FUNCTIONS IN: transcription activator activity, sequence-specific DNA binding transcription factor activity; INVOLVED IN: response to light stimulus; LOCATED IN: cytosol, nucleus, cytoplasm; EXPRESSED IN: 30 plant structures; EXPRESSED DURING: 14 growth stages; CONTAINS InterPro DOMAIN/s: ELK (InterPro:IPR005539), KNOX1 (InterPro:IPR005540), Homeobox (InterPro:IPR001356), Homeodomain-like (InterPro:IPR009057), KNOX2 (InterPro:IPR005541), Homeodomain-related (InterPro:IPR012287); BEST Arabidopsis thaliana protein match is: KNOTTED1-like homeobox gene 3 (TAIR:AT5G25220.1); Has 5905 Blast hits to 5890 proteins in 326 species: Archae - 0; Bacteria - 0; Metazoa - 2030; Fungi - 312; Plants - 3367; Viruses - 0; Other Eukaryotes - 196 (source: NCBI BLink).) — protein sequence MAFHNNHFNHFTDQQQHQPPPPPQQQQQQHFQESAPPNWLLRSDNNFLNLHTAASAAATSSDSPSSAAANQWLSRSSSFLQRGNTANNNNNETSGDVIEDVPGGEESMIGEKKEAERWQNARHKAEILSHPLYEQLLSAHVACLRIATPVDQLPRIDAQLAQSQNVVAKYSTLEAAQGLLAGDDKELDHFMTHYVLLLCSFKEQLQQHVRVHAMEAVMACWEIEQSLQSFTGVSPGEGTGATMSEDEDEQVESDAHLFDGSLDGLGFGPLVPTESERSLMERVRQELKHELKQGYKEKIVDIREEILRKRRAGKLPGDTTSVLKSWWQSHSKWPYPTEEDKARLVQETGLQLKQINNWFINQRKRNWHSNPSSSTVSKNKRRSNAGENSGRDR from the exons ATGGCGTTTCATAACAATCACTTTAATCATTTCACCgaccaacaacaacatcagcctcctcctccgccgcaacagcagcagcaacaacattTTCAAGAATCAGCACCCCCTAATTGGCTCCTCCGCTCCGACAACAACTTCCTCAATCTCCACACAGCTGCCTCTGCCGCCGCTACAAGCTCCGATTCTCCTTCTTCCGCCGCCGCTAACCAGTGGCTCTCACGATCCTCATCCTTCCTCCAACGAGGCAACACcgcaaacaacaacaacaacgaaaCATCCGGTGACGTCATCGAAGACGTTCCCGGCGGAGAGGAGTCAATGATcggagagaagaaggaggCGGAGAGGTGGCAGAATGCGAGACACAAGGCGGAGATACTGTCTCATCCACTATACGAGCAACTTTTGTCGGCACACGTGGCGTGCCTGAGGATCGCAACGCCGGTGGATCAGCTTCCGAGGATAGACGCACAGCTTGCTCAGTCTCAAAACGTCGTGGCTAAGTACTCAACTTTAGAAGCCGCTCAAGGACTCCTCGCCGGCGATGACAAGGAGCTTGACCACTTCATG ACGCATTATGTACTATTGCTTTGCTCTTTCAAAGAACAACTGCAACAGCATGTTCGTGTTCATGCAATGGAAGCTGTTATGGCCTGTTGGGAGATTGAACAGTCGCTTCAAAGTTTTACAG GGGTATCTCCTGGTGAAGGCACAGGAGCAACAATGtctgaggatgaagatgagcAAGTAGAGAGTGATGCTCATTTGTTTGATGGAAGCTTAGATGGGTTAGGGTTTGGTCCTCTAGTTCCCACTGAGAGCGAGAGATCTTTGATGGAACGAGTCAGACAAGAACTCAAACATGAACTCAAGCAG GGTTACAAGGAGAAAATTGTGGACATAAGAGAGGAGATActgaggaagagaagagctGGAAAATTACCAGGAGACACCACCTCTGTTCTCAAATCATGGTGGCAATCTCATTCTAAGTGGCCTTACCCTACT GAGGAAGATAAGGCGAGGTTGGTGCAGGAGACGGGTTTGCAGCTCAAACAGATAAACAATTGGTTCATCAATCAAAGAAAGAGGAATTGGCATAGcaatccatcttcttctaccGTCTCAAAGAATAAACGCCGAAG CAATGCAGGTGAAAACAGCGGAAGAGACCGTTGA
- a CDS encoding uncharacterized protein (unknown protein; Has 1807 Blast hits to 1807 proteins in 277 species: Archae - 0; Bacteria - 0; Metazoa - 736; Fungi - 347; Plants - 385; Viruses - 0; Other Eukaryotes - 339 (source: NCBI BLink).), whose amino-acid sequence MYNECSSPSTARSTTRVTNHRMRSPICCIGANAVVEPEAMMIGGEQRTPRSPYEWLKSTAQELELRDRCRRVKSRIKVTCRNNNCAYNNCVHHHHHSQSYPGDFSYDPLSYALNFEDNVRADDDGSFPNFTARLPQSPVTKTRSATVDLISF is encoded by the coding sequence ATGTATAACGAATGCAGCTCTCCCTCCACCGCAAGATCAACAACGAGAGTCACAAATCACAGAATGAGATCTCCGATCTGTTGTATAGGAGCCAACGCGGTGGTTGAGCCAGAAGCCATGATGATCGGAGGAGAACAAAGAACACCAAGATCTCCTTACGAATGGCTCAAATCTACGGCGCAGGAGCTAGAGTTAAGAGATCGGTGCCGGCGTGTGAAGTCACGTATCAAGGTTACGTGTCGTAACAACAATTGTGCTTATAATAATTgtgttcatcatcatcatcatagcCAGAGTTATCCTGGAGATTTCAGTTACGATCCGTTGAGTTACGCGCTCAATTTCGAGGATAATGTGAGAGCTGATGACGATGGTTCTTTTCCTAATTTCACGGCGAGGTTGCCTCAGTCGCCGGTGACCAAGACGAGATCGGCGACGgttgatttgatctctttctga
- a CDS encoding Ubiquitin-like superfamily protein has protein sequence MGDTHDFTDLIRIKIKILHSTTHTLSVERTIPVRDLKQDICYYCGVSPERQPRLLFRGRVLKNDQRLSDYHVEEGHTLYLVKGSPPIPLFSSNAAANSNLGRGTLTDHSYQLTARGYDTPSVVIPDSITTLSRHLDRIRQVFATYGNNDDNNWQAPNRSREDLIARECHWGELAHTTRRLLIGEVAECLSNISMLLVDQVNVTDPSARRLRQERVVESGSLLCHLGSSILALGHGTSRISMGETQDDVGRAVFISPTGQNRLQSHHSWLQTSIRAGRRIRIISRRRSSRNQQHSDLYFNASDQNADNTSSPRLTTDEELSDSDSEHEMSE, from the exons ATGGGAGACACGCACGATTTCACGGATTTGATTAGGATAAAGATTAAGATATTGCATTCTACAACTCACACCTTAAGTGTTGAGAGAACT ATACCTGTACGAGATCTGAAGCAGGATATTTGTTACTATTGTGGAGTTTCACCGGAACGACAACCTCGCTTGTTATTCCGGGGAAGAGTTTTGAAGAATGATCAACGCTTATCAGATTATC atgttgaagaaggccACACTCTGTATTTGGTAAAAGGATCACCACCAATTCCACTATTCTCTAGTAATGCAG CGGCTAATTCAAATCTTGGTCGA GGGACTCTGACTGACCATTCTTATCAACTGACCGCAAGAGGATATGATACACCATCTGTT GTGATTCCAGATTCTATCACAACCTTATCTCGACATCTGGATCGTATAAGACAAGTGTTTGCTACATATG GTAACAATGATGATAACAACTGGCAAGCTCCTAACCGTTCCAGGGAGGATCTGATCGCAAGAGAATGTCATTGGGGGGAGTTGGCACATACGACAAGGCGATTGTTGATTGGTGAAGTTGCTGAATGTTTATCA AATATTTCAATGTTGCTTGTGGATCAAGTAAATGTTACGGACCCATCAGCCCGAAGATTGCGGCAAGAAAGAGTGGTTGAATCAGGAAGCCTCTTGTGTCACTTAGGAAGTTCAATTCTTGCGTTAGGCCATGGCACCTCAAGAATTAGCATGGGAGAAACACAA GATGATGTTGGTCGTGCAGTGTTCATATCCCCAACAGGTCAAAATCGGTTACAG TCACATCACTCTTGGCTGCAAACAAGTATTAGAGCAGGAAGGAGGATAAGAATTATATCACGTAGGAGATCATCGAGGAATCAACAACATTCCGATCTCTATTTCAATGCATCTGATCAAAATGCAGACAATACCTCCTCTCCTCGACTTACCACAGAT GAGGAGCTTTCAGATTCAGACTCAGAACATGAGATG AGCGAGTGA
- a CDS encoding Ubiquitin-like superfamily protein (Ubiquitin-like superfamily protein; FUNCTIONS IN: molecular_function unknown; LOCATED IN: cellular_component unknown; EXPRESSED IN: sperm cell, male gametophyte, flower; EXPRESSED DURING: L mature pollen stage, M germinated pollen stage, petal differentiation and expansion stage; CONTAINS InterPro DOMAIN/s: Ubiquitin (InterPro:IPR000626), Ubiquitin supergroup (InterPro:IPR019955); BEST Arabidopsis thaliana protein match is: Ubiquitin-like superfamily protein (TAIR:AT5G25270.1).), with the protein MGDTHDFTDLIRIKIKILHSTTHTLSVERTVRLFFMVKNCVFPCVLLYSIMIPVRDLKQDICYYCGVSPERQPRLLFRGRVLKNDQRLSDYHVEEGHTLYLVKGSPPIPLFSSNAAANSNLGRGTLTDHSYQLTARGYDTPSVVIPDSITTLSRHLDRIRQVFATYGNNDDNNWQAPNRSREDLIARECHWGELAHTTRRLLIGEVAECLSNISMLLVDQVNVTDPSARRLRQERVVESGSLLCHLGSSILALGHGTSRISMGETQDDVGRAVFISPTGQNRLQSHHSWLQTSIRAGRRIRIISRRRSSRNQQHSDLYFNASDQNADNTSSPRLTTDEELSDSDSEHEMVNIVSTLNLYYSKAKKEMVGSFGL; encoded by the exons ATGGGAGACACGCACGATTTCACGGATTTGATTAGGATAAAGATTAAGATATTGCATTCTACAACTCACACCTTAAGTGTTGAGAGAACTGTAAGATTGTTCTTTATGGTTAAAAATTGTGTGTTTCCTTGTGTCCTTCTGTATTCCATAATG ATACCTGTACGAGATCTGAAGCAGGATATTTGTTACTATTGTGGAGTTTCACCGGAACGACAACCTCGCTTGTTATTCCGGGGAAGAGTTTTGAAGAATGATCAACGCTTATCAGATTATC atgttgaagaaggccACACTCTGTATTTGGTAAAAGGATCACCACCAATTCCACTATTCTCTAGTAATGCAG CGGCTAATTCAAATCTTGGTCGA GGGACTCTGACTGACCATTCTTATCAACTGACCGCAAGAGGATATGATACACCATCTGTT GTGATTCCAGATTCTATCACAACCTTATCTCGACATCTGGATCGTATAAGACAAGTGTTTGCTACATATG GTAACAATGATGATAACAACTGGCAAGCTCCTAACCGTTCCAGGGAGGATCTGATCGCAAGAGAATGTCATTGGGGGGAGTTGGCACATACGACAAGGCGATTGTTGATTGGTGAAGTTGCTGAATGTTTATCA AATATTTCAATGTTGCTTGTGGATCAAGTAAATGTTACGGACCCATCAGCCCGAAGATTGCGGCAAGAAAGAGTGGTTGAATCAGGAAGCCTCTTGTGTCACTTAGGAAGTTCAATTCTTGCGTTAGGCCATGGCACCTCAAGAATTAGCATGGGAGAAACACAA GATGATGTTGGTCGTGCAGTGTTCATATCCCCAACAGGTCAAAATCGGTTACAG TCACATCACTCTTGGCTGCAAACAAGTATTAGAGCAGGAAGGAGGATAAGAATTATATCACGTAGGAGATCATCGAGGAATCAACAACATTCCGATCTCTATTTCAATGCATCTGATCAAAATGCAGACAATACCTCCTCTCCTCGACTTACCACAGAT GAGGAGCTTTCAGATTCAGACTCAGAACATGAGATGGTAAACATAGTTAGTACTTTAAACCTATACTATAGCAAAGCCAAGAAAGAGATGGTTGGAAGTTTTGGCCTCTGA
- a CDS encoding Ubiquitin-like superfamily protein (Ubiquitin-like superfamily protein; CONTAINS InterPro DOMAIN/s: Ubiquitin (InterPro:IPR000626), Ubiquitin supergroup (InterPro:IPR019955); BEST Arabidopsis thaliana protein match is: Ubiquitin-like superfamily protein (TAIR:AT5G25270.1); Has 1807 Blast hits to 1807 proteins in 277 species: Archae - 0; Bacteria - 0; Metazoa - 736; Fungi - 347; Plants - 385; Viruses - 0; Other Eukaryotes - 339 (source: NCBI BLink).), with protein sequence MGDTHDFTDLIRIKIKILHSTTHTLSVERTIPVRDLKQDICYYCGVSPERQPRLLFRGRVLKNDQRLSDYHVEEGHTLYLVKGSPPIPLFSSNAAANSNLGRGTLTDHSYQLTARGYDTPSVVIPDSITTLSRHLDRIRQVFATYGNNDDNNWQAPNRSREDLIARECHWGELAHTTRRLLIGEVAECLSNISMLLVDQVNVTDPSARRLRQERVVESGSLLCHLGSSILALGHGTSRISMGETQDDVGRAVFISPTGQNRLQSHHSWLQTSIRAGRRIRIISRRRSSRNQQHSDLYFNASDQNADNTSSPRLTTDEELSDSDSEHEMVNIVSTLNLYYSKAKKEMVGSFGL encoded by the exons ATGGGAGACACGCACGATTTCACGGATTTGATTAGGATAAAGATTAAGATATTGCATTCTACAACTCACACCTTAAGTGTTGAGAGAACT ATACCTGTACGAGATCTGAAGCAGGATATTTGTTACTATTGTGGAGTTTCACCGGAACGACAACCTCGCTTGTTATTCCGGGGAAGAGTTTTGAAGAATGATCAACGCTTATCAGATTATC atgttgaagaaggccACACTCTGTATTTGGTAAAAGGATCACCACCAATTCCACTATTCTCTAGTAATGCAG CGGCTAATTCAAATCTTGGTCGA GGGACTCTGACTGACCATTCTTATCAACTGACCGCAAGAGGATATGATACACCATCTGTT GTGATTCCAGATTCTATCACAACCTTATCTCGACATCTGGATCGTATAAGACAAGTGTTTGCTACATATG GTAACAATGATGATAACAACTGGCAAGCTCCTAACCGTTCCAGGGAGGATCTGATCGCAAGAGAATGTCATTGGGGGGAGTTGGCACATACGACAAGGCGATTGTTGATTGGTGAAGTTGCTGAATGTTTATCA AATATTTCAATGTTGCTTGTGGATCAAGTAAATGTTACGGACCCATCAGCCCGAAGATTGCGGCAAGAAAGAGTGGTTGAATCAGGAAGCCTCTTGTGTCACTTAGGAAGTTCAATTCTTGCGTTAGGCCATGGCACCTCAAGAATTAGCATGGGAGAAACACAA GATGATGTTGGTCGTGCAGTGTTCATATCCCCAACAGGTCAAAATCGGTTACAG TCACATCACTCTTGGCTGCAAACAAGTATTAGAGCAGGAAGGAGGATAAGAATTATATCACGTAGGAGATCATCGAGGAATCAACAACATTCCGATCTCTATTTCAATGCATCTGATCAAAATGCAGACAATACCTCCTCTCCTCGACTTACCACAGAT GAGGAGCTTTCAGATTCAGACTCAGAACATGAGATGGTAAACATAGTTAGTACTTTAAACCTATACTATAGCAAAGCCAAGAAAGAGATGGTTGGAAGTTTTGGCCTCTGA